The following is a genomic window from Pseudomonas sp. FP2335.
CATCGGTTGCGCCGGCAACAGTCAGGGCGTCGGCTTCCTGTTCGGTGATGTACACCCGGCCTGTGGCCAATTCCACGTAGGACATGGCCTTGGGGATGTCGGTACTGACCGTCACCGCGCTGGCAGGCAGGCTTTGTTCCTGGCCATCAGTGTTGAGCTTGAAATAGCACGTCTGGTTTTCAATGCGCACGGGCATGGTGATCTCCTTCACAAAGGCTGGTGAAGGTTAGGGTCCGGTGCATTGCCAAGCGTTCCCGGCAACTGACTGGCGGTCGCTGCTGTCCATCCTTTACCCATCCCGACAAAGGAAGCTGTTCATGGACGCCTGGTGGCATCAAGTGTGGCAAACCTTACAAACCGAGTTCGCCGATATCGGTGATGCGAAACAGTTGACCCAGATCACCGTGCGCTTGCTGATCGCCGCCGTGCTCGGCGGCATTCTTGGCTTCGAGCGCGAGAGCAAGGGCAAGGCCGCCGGCGTGCGCACCCATATGTTGGTGGCGTTGGGCGCGGCGCTGTTTGTGATGGTGCCGCAGATGTCCGGCAACCAGGCGGACGCAATGAGCCGGGTGGTGCAGGGCGTGATAGCCGGCATCGGCTTTCTTGGCGCCGGTACGATCATCAAGGGCAAGGATGATGAAGAGGGTCACGTGAAGGGGCTGACCACCGCGGCGGGCCTGTGGATGACCGCTGCGATCGGGGTCTCGGCCGGATTGGGCCGGGAATCGACAGCGGTGTTGAGTACGTTGCTGGCGCTGGCGGTGTTCAGCGTGATGCCGAAAATCGTCAAACGTTTCGACAAGGACTGACGATCACCGGTGGCATGCTCGTCGGCGGCTCTTCGACCGGTGGCGGCTGGTGCTGCGGTGGTTCCTGCTCAGGAATCGGCTCCGGTTCACTGGGCGGCAGGGTCTGGTTATCGATATTCGGGTCTGGGGTTTCTGCCGGGATCGGGATATTCATCGGTGTGGCCTCCTTTGTGCTTTGCTCTATCGGTGGACAGCCGCCAGGGGGATTTGATTCCCCGCCCAATGGCGGCACATCCATCTGAACTTTTCCCGCGGGCCCGGGCTCGGACCTAAGTCGGTCTGGCTCAGGGAAGCGCCGCCGTATCGGAATCCGGATCAAGCAAAGAGCGTCCACAGGGCGTAAGGGGAAGATGCTCGATGACTGCTGAAACAGAGGCTTTGTTACCACTGTCCCAGGCGCTGCTGTTGCCCAGGATCGCAATCGAAAGCACCACACCCGTCATCGACGGCGGCGAATTTGCCGTCAAGGCCGTGGTTGGGCAGCGCGTCAATGTCAGCAGCAAGGTGTTCGCCGACGGCCACGACAAACTCGCCGTGCTGATTCGCTGGCGCGCGCTGCATGAAGAAAGCTGGCACAGCGTGGTGATGACGGATGTGGGTAACAACGGCTGGGCGGGCGCGTTTACCGTGGTTGACCAGGGCCCCCACGAATACTGCATCGAAGCCTGGATCGATACCTTCGCCAGCTTCTGCTACGAACTGCGCAAGAAACATGAGGCCGGCGTGCCGGTCAGCCTGGAGTTGCAGGAAGGCCGCAGCCTGGTGCTGCAAGCTGCCGAGCGCAGCGACAACGAGCTGCGCGACCGCCTGATGTTGCTGCACCACGAACTCTCCGGCCTGCTGGAAACCGAGCAGGTTGCGCTGTTCCTGCACGAAGACAGTGCACACCTGATGACCCAGGCCGACCACCGCGCCTACTTGAGCATCAGCACCGTGTACCCGATCGATGTGGAACGCAGCGCCGCGCAGTTTGCCAGTTGGTACGAGCTGTTCCCGCGCTCGATCACCGACGACCCGGCGCGTCACGGCACATTCAATGATGTGCACTCGCGCTTGTCGACGATCCACGATATGGGCTTCGACGTGCTGTACTTCCCGCCGATCCACCCCATCGGCCGCAGCCATCGCAAGGGCCGCAACAACGCCCTGACGGCTGGCCCCGATGATCCCGGCAGCCCCTACGCCATCGGCAGCGAGGAAGGTGGCCACGAGGCGATTCACCCGCAGCTGGGCAGCCGCGAAGATTTCCGCCGGCTGGTCAAGGCCGCCGCCGAGCATGGCCTGGAAATCGCCCTGGATTTCGCTATCCAGTGTTCCCAGGACCACCCGTGGCTCAAGCAGCATCCGGGTTGGTTCAACTGGCGCCCGGACGGCACGATCAAATACGCGGAAAACCCGCCGAAGAAATACCAAGACATCGTCAACGTCGACTTTTATGCGGCGGATGCGATCCCCAGTCTGTGGACCGAGCTGCGCGACATCGTGGTCGGGTGGGTGGAAGAGGGCGTGAAGACCTTTCGCGTCGACAACCCCCACACCAAGCCGCTGCCGTTCTGGCAATGGCTGATCAGCGATGTGCGCGCCAAGCACCCCGAGGTGATCTTTCTCGCCGAAGCCTTCACCACCCCGGCGATGATGGCGCGCCTGGGCAAGGTCGGTTACTCCCAGAGCTACACCTATTTCACCTGGCGCAACACCAAGGCCGAACTGAGCGAGTACTTCACCGAACTGAACCAGTCGCCGTGGCGCGAGTGTTTCCGGCCGAATTTCTTTGTGAATACGCCGGACATCAACCCGGCGTTCCTGCACGAATCCGGGCGCCCGGGCTTTTTGATCCGCGCCGCACTGGCCACCATGGGCTCGGGCCTGTGGGGCATGTATTCGGGCTATGAACTGTGCGAAGCCGCGCCGGTGCCGGGCAAAGAGGAATACCTGGATTCGGAGAAGTACCAGATCCGCGTACGAGACTTCAGCGCGCCCGGCAACATCATCGCCGAGATCGCCCAGCTCAACCGCATCCGCCGGCAAAACCCGGCGTTGCACACGCACCTGGGGCTGAAGCTCTACAACGCGTGGAACGACAACATCCTGTATTTCGGCAAGCGCAGTGAGGATGGCAGCAACTTTATCCTCGTGGCGGTGAACCTTGACCCCTACAACGCCCAGGAGGCGAATTTTGAGTTGCCTCTGTGGGAATTGGGCTTGCCGGACGATGCCCAGACTGGGGGGGAAGACCTGATGAATGGTCACCGCTGGACATGGTACGGCAAGACCCAGTGGATGCGGCTGGAGCCGCAGATGCCGTTCGGTATCTGGCGTATCACCCTCCCTTGAACCTGTTGGAGATCCAAAAATGTGGGCGCAGGCACGCCGGCTCCCACATTGAGCGAGTGTCCCCAGGTGGTTTTGAACGTATTCTCAGGAGTTTCCAATGGCGAAGAAGCCCGCCCCGAACACCTTTACCCAAGACCCGCTCTGGTATAAGGATGCGGTGATCTATCAAGTTCACGTCAAATCGTTTTTCGACGCCAACAACGATGGTATCGGCGATTTTGCCGGCCTGATCGCCAAACTCGATTACATCGCCGACCTCGGCGTCAACACCCTCTGGCTGTTGCCGTTCTACCCTTCGCCTCGCCGTGATGACGGCTACGACATCGCCGAATACCGTGGTGTGCACAGGGACTACGGCACCCTGGCCGACGCCAAGCGCTTTATCGCCGAGGCCCACAAGCGCGGGCTGCGGGTGATTACCGAGTTGGTGATCAACCACACCTCCGACCAGCACCCATGGTTCCAGCGGGCGCGCAAGGCCAAGCCGGGTTCGGCCGCGCGGGATTTCTATGTGTGGTCCGATGACGACCAGAAATACGCCGGCACCCGCATCATCTTCCTCGACACCGAGACCTCCAACTGGACCTGGGACCCGGTCGCCGGCCAGTACTTCTGGCACCGCTTCTACTCCCATCAGCCCGACCTCAACTTCGACAACCCGCAAGTCATGCAGGCCGTGCTCGCAGTGATGCGCTTCTGGCTCGACCTGGGCATCGACGGCCTGCGCCTGGACGCCATCCCCTACTTGATCGAGCGCGACGGCACGAATAACGAAAACCTGCCGCAAACCCACGAGGTGCTCAAACAGATCCGCGCCGAGATCGACGCCCATTATCCGGACCGCATGCTGCTGGCCGAAGCCAACCAATGGCCGGAGGACACACAACTCTACTTCGGTGACCAAAAAGGCGACGACGGCGACGAATGCCACATGGCCTTCCACTTTCCGCTGATGCCGCGCATGTATATGGCGCTGGCCCAGGAAGATCGCTTCCCCATCACCGATATTTTGCGCCAGACCCCGGAGATTCCCGCCAATTGCCAGTGGGCGATCTTCCTGCGCAACCACGATGAGCTGACCCTGGAGATGGTCACCGACAAGGAACGCGACTACCTGTGGAACTACTACGCCGCCGATCGCCGTGCGCGCATCAACCTGGGCATTCGTCGGCGCCTCGCGCCACTGATGGAGCGCGACCGCCGCCGCATCGAGCTGCTCAACAGCCTGCTGCTGTCGATGCCTGGCACGCCGACCCTGTATTACGGCGATGAAATCGGCATGGGTGACAACATCTACCTCGGTGACCGCGACGGCGTGCGTACGCCGATGCAGTGGTCCATCGACCGCAATGGCGGCTTCTCCCGCGCCGACCCGGCCAGCCTGGTGCTGCCGCCGATCATGGATGCGCAATACGGTTATCAGTCGGTCAATGTCGAAACCCAGGCCCAAGATCCCCATTCACTGTTGAATTGGACCCGGCGCATGCTCGCGGTGCGCAAACAGTCCAAGGCGTTTGGCCGGGGCAGCTTGAAGATGCTCTCGCCGAGCAACCGCCGCATCCTCGCCTATACCCGCGAGTTCACCGGCGAGGATGGTCGCAGCGAAATCATCCTGTGCGTGGCCAACGTGTCGCGCAGCGCCCAGGCCGCCGAGTTGGATCTGTCGGCCTACGCCGGCATGGTCCCGGTAGAGATGCTTGGCGGTAATGCCTTCCCGCCCATTGGCCAGCTGAATTTCCTGCTGACCCTGGCGCCCTATGGTTTCTACTGGTTCGTGCTGGCCGCGGAAAACCAGATGCCCAGTTGGCACGTGGAACCGGCGCAAAGCATGCCGGACTTCACCACCCTGGTGCTTAAACAGCGCCTGGAAGAACTGCTTGAACCCGCGTGCCGCGCCACCCTGGAGCAGACTTCGCTACCCGCCTGGCTGCCCAAACGCCGCTGGTTCGCGGGCAAGGATGCGAGCATCGACAGCGTGCATATCGCCTACGGTGTGCGCTTTGGCGACCCGCAGCACCCGGTGTTGCTCAGCGAAATTGACGTGAGCAGCGGCGGGCAGGTCAGCCGTTATCAGTTGCCGTTCGGTTTTCTGGGTGAGGACCAGTTCACCAGCGCCTTGCCCCAGCAATTGGCCCTGGCCCGTGTGCGACGGGCGCGTCAGGTGGGGTTGGTGACCGACGCGTTCAGCCTTGAGCCGTTTATCCGTGCCGTTATCCATGGGCTGCAAGCCGGTACGCTATTGAACTCGAGCGAGGGCGAACTGCGCTTTGAAGCCACACCACACCTGGCCAAGCTGCCATTGGGCGACGACGCGCCAGTGCGCTACCTGTCGGCCGAGCAATCCAACAGCTCGGTGGTGGTGGGTGAAAGCCTGGTGCTCAAGCTGATTCGCAAAGTTGCCTCTGGGGTACACCCTGAACTGGAAATGAGCGCCTACTTGACCGCTGCCGGTTACCCGAATATCTCGCCGCTGCTGGGCTCGGTGATTCGCCGTGACGGGGCAGGGCAGGACAACCTGTTGATGATCGCCCAGGGTTACCTGAGCAATCAGGGCGATGCGTGGGCCTGGACCCAGAACAACCTGGAACGGGCGATTCGCGATGAGCTGGCCCAAGCCATCTCTGAGCAGGAACAGCATTACAACGCCCTTGACGAACTCAAGGAGTTTGCTGGGTTGCTCGGCCGCCGCCTGGGCGAGATGCATGGGGTGTTGGGGGCCAAAACCAGCGACAAGGACTTCCGCCCCGAGCTCACCACGGCCAGGCAGGCCCAGGCCTGGGCCAAGGATGTGGCTGCGCAGATCGAGCGCGCCTTGCACCTGCTTGACCTGCATCAAAATCAATTGAACCCCGCGGATCAGGCGTTGGTCAGTGATTTGCTGGCGCAGAAAAAAGCCATCACCAGCCACGTCCAGGCATTGGCGAAAGCCACGCTGGGTGGCCTGCGGATACGCGTCCACGGCGATTTGCACCTGGGCCAGGTGCTGGTGGTGAAGGGCGATGCGTACCTGATCGACTTTGAAGGCGAACCGGCGCGACCATTGCATGAACGACGTGGCAAGCACAGCCCCTATAAGGATGTGAGCGGCGTGCTGCGCTCGTTTGATTACGCGGCTGCGATGGCGCGCAATGACCAAGGCCTGGATCAATCGCCTGCCGCGCAGTTGGCGCGCCGACGCGTGACCGAGCGTTACCTGACTGATGCACGTCAGGCATTTATCCAGGCTTATCAGTCAGCTACGTCTACACTGGCGCATGACTGGCAGGACGCCAAAGGCCAGGACGCCGCGCTGACGTTGTTCAGCCTGGAGAAGGCCGCGTATGAAGTGGCTTACGAAGCGGAAAATCGCCCAAGCTGGCTGCCGGTGCCCCTGCAGGGGTTGCACGGTCTGCTCAGCGGGCTTGTATCGAAAACCGCACGCGGTGGGGAGAGGTCATGAGCTTTACGAATAAAGAACCGCTGCAGCCTAAGTTGACAGCACTGCCGGCGTCCCACGACGTCGACGCGCTGGTACGCGCCGAACATCCGGACCCGTTCTCGATTCTGGGCCCGCACGATGATGAACACGGTGGCCAGTTTATCCGCGCCTTTCTGCCAGAAGCCTTGAGCGTTCAAGTGCTGGAGCGCGACAGCGGCGAACTGATCGGCAGCCTGGACGCGACCCAGGTGCCCGGCCTGTTTGTCGGGCACTTCAAGCATCGCCAGGCGTACCTGCTGAAAATCCAGTGGGCCGGTGGCGAGCAGATTACCGAGGACCCCTACAGCTTCGCCCAATTGTTGCTGGGTGAAATGGACCTGTACCTGTTTGCCGAAGGCAACCACCGCGACCTCGGCAGTTGCCTCGGCGCCCAGGTGACCACGGTGGATGGCGTGCAGGGTGTGCGCTTTGCCGTGTGGGCACCGAATGCGCGGCGCGTGTCAGTGGTGGGAGATTTCAATATTTGGGACGGTCGGCGCCATCCGATGCGTTTGCGGCACCCGTCTGGCGTGTGGGAGATCTTTATCCCACGCCTGCAACCGGGCGCGGCCTATAAATACGAGATTCTTGGTGCCCATGGGATCTTGCCGCTCAAGGCCGACCCCATGGCGCTGGCGACCCAGCTGCCGCCCGACACCGCCTCCAAAGTCGCCCCGCCGTTGCAGGTCGACTGGCAGGACCATGGGTGGATGCAGGCGCGGGCCGACAAACACAAAACCACCGCGCCGCTCTCGATCTACGAGCTGCACGTGGGCTCCTGGCAGTGCGAACTGGACGAAGCCGGCGAAGTCGCGCGCCAATATGGCTGGCGGGAACTGGCCGAGCGCCTGGTGCCCTATGTGCAGCAACTGGGCTTCACCCACGTCGAACTGATGCCGATCATGGAACACCCGTTCGGCGGCTCGTGGGGTTACCAGGCGTTGTCACAATTTGCACCGAGCGCACGTTTTGGTTCACCCGAAGATTTCGCCTACTTCGTCAACGCGCTGCACCAGGCAGATATTGGCGTGATTCTGGATTGGGTCCCGGCGCATTTTCCTACGGATAGCCACGGCCTGGCACAATTCGACGGCACTGCGCTGTACGAATACGCCAACCCGCTGGAAGGCTTTCACCAGGATTGGGACACGCTGATCTACAACCTTGGTCGCACCGAAGTGCATGGCTTTATGCTGGCCTCGGCGCTGCACTGGCTGAAACACTTCCATGTGGACGGTCTGCGCGTCGATGCGGTGGCTTCGATGCTGTACCGCGATTATTCGCGCAAGGCCGGGGAATGGGTGCCCAACCGCCACGGTGGTCGGGAGAACCTCGAAGCCATCGACTTCCTGCGCCACCTGAACGACGTTGTCGCCCTGGAAGCCCCCGGCGCGCTGGTGATCGCCGAGGAGTCCACCGCGTGGCCCGGCGTCAGCCAACCGACCCAACAGGGCGGCCTGGGCTTCAACTACAAGTGGAACATGGGCTGGATGCACGATTCGCTGCATTACATCCAGCAAGACCCGGTGTACCGCGCCCATCATCACAACGAGCTGAGTTTCGGCCTGGTGTATGCCTGGTCCGAGCGCTTCATCCTGCCGATTTCCCACGATGAGGTGGTGCACGGCAAACATTCGCTGATCGACAAGATGCCCGGCGACCGCTGGCAGAAGTTTGCCAACTTGCGCGCCTACCTGGCATTCATGTGGATGCACCCCGGTAAGAAATTGCTGTTCATGGGCTGTGAATTCGGCCAGTGGCGCGAGTGGAACCACGACCAGCAACTGGACTGGTATCTGCTGCAATACGCCGAACACAAGGGCGTGCAGAAACTGGTGGGCGACTTGAACCGCCTATACCGCGAGGAGCCGGCGCTGCACGAACAGGATGACGCGCCTCAGGGCTTCCAGTGGCTGATCGGCGACGATGCAATCAACAGCGTCTATGCCTGGCTGCGCTGGAGCAAGGACGGCCGGCCGGTGCTGGTGGTGGCCAACTTCACGCCGGTACCCCGTGAAGCGTACGCGGTGGGTGTGCCATTTGCCGGGCGCTGGAGCGAGGTGATCAACACGGATGCCGACACCTATGCCGGTTCGAACTATGGCAATGGTGGTGAAGTGTTTACTCAGGATGAGCCGCGCCATGGGCAACCGGTGTCGTTGACGCTGAACCTGCCACCGCTTGGCGTGCTGATCCTGCGTCCTGAATAACGGCCGTCTCCAAGAAGGGCTGGCGTTTCTAAAAACCTGCGGGCGTGCGGTGGCGACACGTCCGTAGGAGCTGGACGCAAATTGTCATGTATTGCGTAGGAACAATTTCCTACGGGGTGTCCACACATGGACGTCAGCGATTGAGCGTAGGTCTTCCAACACATCTCATTTCTTCGCTCGGTCTGTGTATAACACTCCCGGAAATGAAACTTCTGCCATGACGCCATTCTCAACCAACAACGTGCACGCTCCTGTGACAGCGCTCAGGGCGCCAATCTCCACTCTCGCAACCGCCCCCGTCGTCAAGTCAGCTCCTGCGCTCGTGAAGGCCCCCGTACGCGCACCCGACTCGCCAGCTACGCAGGTACAGGGAAAGCTGCTTGACCTGGATGAAATGTTGAGCGCTTTACGCGAGCTTCAGGCTCAGCCAGCCCCCCCAAATGCCCAGAAGAAAAGCTTGTTCCTCAACAAGAATTCACCGCTTATTCCGCAAAACGGCTCGACTCAGCCGGGCACCAACCGGCTTGACAATATGCTCAAGTACTACGGCATTGTTCCGGCCAACCCCAGCACGCAAACGCAAGTACAAGCGGCGATTGATGCGCTGGAAAATACCCGCAGCGAAATTGTCCTGGGCATAGGGAATGAGTCAAGCAAAGCTGATGCGTTGTTGCAGGACAGCAACGACGATTCAATATCCGCACTAGTGGGTGAGCTGCAACACAAGCACAAAAAGCCTTTGTTGAGTTATTTGACCGAGGGCATCTCGGAGTCCGCACTCGAAAAAGCCCAGCGCTCGCCGGCTACCCTATTGGAGCTGATCGCAAAATCACCTAAGGCTGAAGCGCTGGTTCAAGCGCTACTGAAAAAGCTTGGCGGCAGTGACTTTCCTTTGACGCAGCTGACTTCCCCGCAAGTGAAAGTTCAGTTGTTGATCAAGGCCATCACCTTGAGCCTTGACCCTGTGCAGTCGCGTAAACCCGGGCATGTTGCAGGGTTTCACCTGGCGTCCAGCGAGCATGGCAACAAGGGCTACGCAGAAATCGATACGCAGTTCAGGCAACACCTGGTCGACGCAAATAAAATATCTTCCACCGACGCGAACCTGGCCGCCTATCTTTTCCGCCCGCAGTTCCCGGCAGACTTTGCCGTGCGCGATATCCCGACGGAGATGCGCTATCAAGGAACCGCTGTGTGGGTCAATTTCAAGCATGGTGTGGCGCTGGCGGAGGCGATTGAACCCGGTTCGTCGCGAAGCATGAGCTTTCAGGAGTTGGTGGACCTGCCCGGCAAGCTCAGCGAACAGGCGACGACAAGCCAGCAGTGGTCGCTTATCGCGGCGACCCGTATTCCGGCGATGCTGGAATGGGCGGCTTTGCAGGGCGTGATTGAACAAAAAGATGAGTATTCGCAGGCAGAGATCGCCAAGGCAGTGTCAGCTTTTGATGGGCATGTCAGCGGTATCGTAGAGGCGACGGCGCAACTTGCAGTCGATGTGCCAATGCGTAAAAACTACTTTGAGAAAATGGAAAAGGGCACCTCTCGGACCGAACTCTTGTCGTTGATAAGCCCGTTTTTTGCGTT
Proteins encoded in this region:
- a CDS encoding DUF3203 family protein, which codes for MPVRIENQTCYFKLNTDGQEQSLPASAVTVSTDIPKAMSYVELATGRVYITEQEADALTVAGATDGRQHKKVTEPGSAI
- a CDS encoding MgtC/SapB family protein yields the protein MDAWWHQVWQTLQTEFADIGDAKQLTQITVRLLIAAVLGGILGFERESKGKAAGVRTHMLVALGAALFVMVPQMSGNQADAMSRVVQGVIAGIGFLGAGTIIKGKDDEEGHVKGLTTAAGLWMTAAIGVSAGLGRESTAVLSTLLALAVFSVMPKIVKRFDKD
- a CDS encoding alpha-1,4-glucan--maltose-1-phosphate maltosyltransferase is translated as MTAETEALLPLSQALLLPRIAIESTTPVIDGGEFAVKAVVGQRVNVSSKVFADGHDKLAVLIRWRALHEESWHSVVMTDVGNNGWAGAFTVVDQGPHEYCIEAWIDTFASFCYELRKKHEAGVPVSLELQEGRSLVLQAAERSDNELRDRLMLLHHELSGLLETEQVALFLHEDSAHLMTQADHRAYLSISTVYPIDVERSAAQFASWYELFPRSITDDPARHGTFNDVHSRLSTIHDMGFDVLYFPPIHPIGRSHRKGRNNALTAGPDDPGSPYAIGSEEGGHEAIHPQLGSREDFRRLVKAAAEHGLEIALDFAIQCSQDHPWLKQHPGWFNWRPDGTIKYAENPPKKYQDIVNVDFYAADAIPSLWTELRDIVVGWVEEGVKTFRVDNPHTKPLPFWQWLISDVRAKHPEVIFLAEAFTTPAMMARLGKVGYSQSYTYFTWRNTKAELSEYFTELNQSPWRECFRPNFFVNTPDINPAFLHESGRPGFLIRAALATMGSGLWGMYSGYELCEAAPVPGKEEYLDSEKYQIRVRDFSAPGNIIAEIAQLNRIRRQNPALHTHLGLKLYNAWNDNILYFGKRSEDGSNFILVAVNLDPYNAQEANFELPLWELGLPDDAQTGGEDLMNGHRWTWYGKTQWMRLEPQMPFGIWRITLP
- the treS gene encoding maltose alpha-D-glucosyltransferase is translated as MAKKPAPNTFTQDPLWYKDAVIYQVHVKSFFDANNDGIGDFAGLIAKLDYIADLGVNTLWLLPFYPSPRRDDGYDIAEYRGVHRDYGTLADAKRFIAEAHKRGLRVITELVINHTSDQHPWFQRARKAKPGSAARDFYVWSDDDQKYAGTRIIFLDTETSNWTWDPVAGQYFWHRFYSHQPDLNFDNPQVMQAVLAVMRFWLDLGIDGLRLDAIPYLIERDGTNNENLPQTHEVLKQIRAEIDAHYPDRMLLAEANQWPEDTQLYFGDQKGDDGDECHMAFHFPLMPRMYMALAQEDRFPITDILRQTPEIPANCQWAIFLRNHDELTLEMVTDKERDYLWNYYAADRRARINLGIRRRLAPLMERDRRRIELLNSLLLSMPGTPTLYYGDEIGMGDNIYLGDRDGVRTPMQWSIDRNGGFSRADPASLVLPPIMDAQYGYQSVNVETQAQDPHSLLNWTRRMLAVRKQSKAFGRGSLKMLSPSNRRILAYTREFTGEDGRSEIILCVANVSRSAQAAELDLSAYAGMVPVEMLGGNAFPPIGQLNFLLTLAPYGFYWFVLAAENQMPSWHVEPAQSMPDFTTLVLKQRLEELLEPACRATLEQTSLPAWLPKRRWFAGKDASIDSVHIAYGVRFGDPQHPVLLSEIDVSSGGQVSRYQLPFGFLGEDQFTSALPQQLALARVRRARQVGLVTDAFSLEPFIRAVIHGLQAGTLLNSSEGELRFEATPHLAKLPLGDDAPVRYLSAEQSNSSVVVGESLVLKLIRKVASGVHPELEMSAYLTAAGYPNISPLLGSVIRRDGAGQDNLLMIAQGYLSNQGDAWAWTQNNLERAIRDELAQAISEQEQHYNALDELKEFAGLLGRRLGEMHGVLGAKTSDKDFRPELTTARQAQAWAKDVAAQIERALHLLDLHQNQLNPADQALVSDLLAQKKAITSHVQALAKATLGGLRIRVHGDLHLGQVLVVKGDAYLIDFEGEPARPLHERRGKHSPYKDVSGVLRSFDYAAAMARNDQGLDQSPAAQLARRRVTERYLTDARQAFIQAYQSATSTLAHDWQDAKGQDAALTLFSLEKAAYEVAYEAENRPSWLPVPLQGLHGLLSGLVSKTARGGERS
- the glgB gene encoding 1,4-alpha-glucan branching protein GlgB gives rise to the protein MSFTNKEPLQPKLTALPASHDVDALVRAEHPDPFSILGPHDDEHGGQFIRAFLPEALSVQVLERDSGELIGSLDATQVPGLFVGHFKHRQAYLLKIQWAGGEQITEDPYSFAQLLLGEMDLYLFAEGNHRDLGSCLGAQVTTVDGVQGVRFAVWAPNARRVSVVGDFNIWDGRRHPMRLRHPSGVWEIFIPRLQPGAAYKYEILGAHGILPLKADPMALATQLPPDTASKVAPPLQVDWQDHGWMQARADKHKTTAPLSIYELHVGSWQCELDEAGEVARQYGWRELAERLVPYVQQLGFTHVELMPIMEHPFGGSWGYQALSQFAPSARFGSPEDFAYFVNALHQADIGVILDWVPAHFPTDSHGLAQFDGTALYEYANPLEGFHQDWDTLIYNLGRTEVHGFMLASALHWLKHFHVDGLRVDAVASMLYRDYSRKAGEWVPNRHGGRENLEAIDFLRHLNDVVALEAPGALVIAEESTAWPGVSQPTQQGGLGFNYKWNMGWMHDSLHYIQQDPVYRAHHHNELSFGLVYAWSERFILPISHDEVVHGKHSLIDKMPGDRWQKFANLRAYLAFMWMHPGKKLLFMGCEFGQWREWNHDQQLDWYLLQYAEHKGVQKLVGDLNRLYREEPALHEQDDAPQGFQWLIGDDAINSVYAWLRWSKDGRPVLVVANFTPVPREAYAVGVPFAGRWSEVINTDADTYAGSNYGNGGEVFTQDEPRHGQPVSLTLNLPPLGVLILRPE